The proteins below come from a single Acuticoccus sediminis genomic window:
- a CDS encoding DegT/DnrJ/EryC1/StrS family aminotransferase — protein MIPFLDLKAQYRSVGEELEAAVLAALRSTEYILGEPVARFECEFARYCGAEHAIAVSSGTAALHLALLAAGVMPGDEVITVPATFVATVAAILYAGARPVLVDVDPTTWTMDPAALEAAITPRTRAVMPVHFHGRLADMDAIADITRRHRLILIEDAAQAHGASRGGRRAGTFGDLGCFSFYPGKNLGAAGEGGAVVTDDYALAERVRSLRDWGKSSRFIHALKGYNYRLDTVQCAVLGVKLARLEAWNAARRRVANAYHIGLAAHVQRAAGPFGEDHAGHVYAILTEDRDAVMAELTKAGIGTNVHYARPVHLQPAYADLGYQPGDFPVAEDYARQTLSLPIYPELSPADVAHVIEAVNAVTARRQSLLLERAELAS, from the coding sequence ATGATCCCCTTTCTCGATCTCAAGGCACAGTATCGCAGCGTCGGCGAGGAGCTCGAGGCGGCCGTCCTGGCGGCCCTGCGCTCGACCGAGTACATCCTCGGCGAGCCGGTCGCGCGGTTCGAGTGTGAGTTCGCGCGCTACTGCGGCGCCGAGCACGCCATCGCCGTCAGCTCCGGCACCGCCGCGCTGCATCTGGCTCTCCTCGCCGCGGGCGTGATGCCCGGCGATGAGGTGATCACCGTGCCGGCCACCTTCGTCGCGACGGTGGCGGCGATCCTCTACGCCGGCGCGCGGCCGGTGCTCGTCGACGTTGACCCCACGACCTGGACGATGGACCCGGCGGCGCTCGAGGCGGCCATCACCCCGCGCACGCGGGCGGTCATGCCGGTGCATTTCCACGGTCGCCTCGCCGACATGGACGCGATCGCCGACATCACGCGCCGGCACCGGCTGATCCTCATCGAGGATGCCGCACAGGCGCACGGCGCGAGCCGGGGGGGGCGCCGGGCGGGTACCTTCGGCGACCTCGGCTGCTTCAGCTTCTACCCCGGCAAGAACCTCGGTGCGGCGGGTGAGGGCGGCGCGGTGGTGACCGACGACTACGCTCTCGCCGAGCGGGTGCGTTCGCTGCGCGACTGGGGCAAGTCCAGCCGCTTCATTCACGCCCTGAAGGGCTACAACTATCGCCTCGACACCGTTCAGTGCGCCGTGCTCGGCGTCAAGCTCGCCCGGCTGGAGGCGTGGAACGCGGCCCGGCGGCGGGTGGCGAACGCCTATCACATCGGGCTCGCCGCCCATGTCCAGCGCGCCGCCGGACCGTTCGGCGAGGATCACGCGGGCCACGTCTACGCCATCCTCACCGAGGACCGGGACGCCGTGATGGCCGAGCTGACGAAGGCGGGCATCGGGACCAATGTGCACTATGCCCGCCCGGTCCACCTCCAGCCGGCCTACGCGGACCTCGGCTACCAGCCCGGCGACTTCCCCGTCGCGGAGGACTACGCCCGGCAGACGCTGTCGCTGCCGATCTACCCCGAGCTGTCGCCCGCCGACGTCGCCCACGTCATCGAAGCGGTGAACGCCGTCACGGCGCGTCGCCAGTCCCTCCTCCTCGAACGCGCAGAGCTTGCCTCGTGA
- a CDS encoding GTP-binding protein: MLNDAARLPVTVLSGFLGAGKTTLINRVLAEPHGRSIAVIVNDMSEVNIDAELVRRGEGGLTRTRETLVEMTNGCICCTLREDLLREVRRLARTGRFERLVIESTGIAEPLPVAATFDFDDPEIGRLGDVARLDTMVTVVDAVTFASDYASRDSLRDRGETRGPDDVRALGELLADQVEFADVIVLNKVTAAGPERVAAARAIIAGLNPAARVICADYCDVRMETILDTGLFDFARARMRPRWFTEMYDFADHESESDAYGIESFTYRARKPFDGEKVRRYLTGALAGVIRAKGHFWVVAEPDLAIGYSLAGQMISIDPMGRWWAATPRAAWPVHPGSLVNIRRHWLPPYGDRRQELVFIGQGMNRAAITAALDACLVTTWVPAALPRSGRPAPHPAPLVPAPIRTGRRLGPA; the protein is encoded by the coding sequence ATCTTGAACGATGCAGCGCGGCTTCCCGTGACGGTCCTGTCCGGCTTCCTCGGTGCGGGGAAGACGACACTCATCAACCGCGTGCTCGCCGAACCGCACGGACGATCCATCGCCGTCATCGTCAACGACATGTCCGAGGTCAACATCGATGCCGAGCTGGTGCGGCGCGGGGAGGGCGGCCTCACGCGCACGCGAGAGACGCTCGTCGAGATGACCAACGGGTGCATCTGCTGCACGCTCCGCGAGGACCTTCTGCGCGAAGTGCGGCGGCTGGCGAGGACGGGCCGGTTCGAGCGCCTCGTCATCGAGTCGACCGGGATCGCGGAGCCGCTGCCGGTCGCCGCGACGTTCGACTTCGACGATCCCGAGATCGGCCGCCTCGGCGACGTGGCGCGGCTCGACACGATGGTCACCGTCGTCGACGCCGTGACCTTCGCCTCGGACTACGCGAGCCGCGACTCGCTCCGCGACCGCGGCGAGACGCGGGGGCCTGACGACGTGCGCGCGCTCGGCGAGCTGCTGGCCGACCAGGTCGAGTTCGCCGACGTCATCGTCCTCAACAAGGTGACGGCCGCCGGGCCGGAGCGGGTCGCGGCGGCGCGGGCGATCATCGCCGGCCTGAACCCCGCCGCCCGCGTCATCTGCGCCGACTACTGCGACGTGCGGATGGAGACGATCCTCGACACCGGCCTCTTCGACTTCGCCCGCGCGCGGATGCGTCCGCGCTGGTTCACCGAGATGTACGATTTCGCGGACCACGAGTCGGAGAGCGACGCCTACGGCATCGAGTCCTTCACCTACCGCGCGCGCAAGCCCTTCGACGGCGAGAAGGTGCGGCGCTACCTGACCGGCGCGCTGGCCGGCGTGATCCGCGCGAAGGGGCACTTCTGGGTCGTCGCCGAGCCGGACCTTGCGATCGGCTACAGCCTCGCCGGGCAGATGATCTCCATCGATCCGATGGGGCGCTGGTGGGCGGCGACGCCGCGCGCCGCGTGGCCGGTCCACCCCGGCTCGCTGGTGAATATCCGCCGGCACTGGCTGCCGCCGTACGGCGACCGGCGGCAGGAGCTCGTCTTCATCGGCCAGGGCATGAACCGGGCCGCCATCACCGCCGCGCTCGACGCTTGCCTCGTCACGACATGGGTGCCGGCAGCCCTCCCGCGGTCCGGCCGGCCCGCGCCGCACCCGGCTCCGCTGGTGCCGGCGCCGATCCGCACCGGGCGCCGGCTGGGCCCGGCCTGA
- a CDS encoding LuxR C-terminal-related transcriptional regulator: MAADDDGAAVRAALPQRIALVDSQALMRQCVVRSLEAICPSSVIEQYASSEEWLASTKSAEPAHVVIYNISESIASASSTKEHLRGFIAAAEPSKVIVLSRSDDVSCVLDAIECGAVSYISLGSNLDELLEALRIAASGSIFVQRKSLLALRSLVKPQTDGRPRLDNFFTERQLAVARALRRGLANKTIAYELNLCESTVKVHIRNIMRKLKATNRTQAAFKLNAFSDTENDSE; encoded by the coding sequence GTGGCGGCGGACGACGACGGCGCCGCCGTCCGCGCGGCGCTGCCGCAGCGTATCGCGCTCGTGGATTCGCAGGCGCTGATGCGTCAGTGCGTCGTGCGATCGCTCGAAGCGATCTGTCCGTCTTCGGTGATCGAGCAGTACGCGTCGAGTGAGGAATGGCTGGCGTCGACGAAGTCCGCCGAGCCGGCCCATGTCGTCATCTACAACATCAGTGAGAGCATCGCCTCCGCGAGCAGCACCAAGGAACACCTGCGGGGTTTCATTGCCGCCGCGGAGCCGTCGAAGGTGATCGTGCTGTCGCGGTCGGACGACGTGTCCTGCGTGCTGGACGCCATCGAGTGCGGCGCGGTCAGCTACATCTCGCTGGGCTCCAATCTGGACGAACTGCTGGAGGCGCTGCGCATCGCGGCGTCCGGGAGCATCTTCGTGCAGCGCAAGAGCCTGCTGGCGCTCCGCAGCCTGGTGAAGCCCCAGACCGACGGCCGCCCACGCCTGGACAACTTCTTCACCGAGCGGCAGCTCGCCGTCGCGCGCGCGCTGCGCCGGGGCCTCGCCAACAAGACGATCGCCTACGAGCTGAACCTGTGTGAAAGCACCGTCAAGGTCCACATTCGCAACATCATGCGGAAGTTGAAGGCGACAAACCGGACTCAGGCCGCCTTCAAGCTCAATGCTTTCAGCGATACCGAGAACGACTCGGAGTAA
- a CDS encoding SDR family NAD(P)-dependent oxidoreductase, with amino-acid sequence MTHDTVLNDKRVLVTGGSGFVGSHIVDLLLAEGCREVVAVDNMVRGRPQNLAAALNDPRVTLVEGDIRDAALMDRLVAGTDTVFHQAALRITHCAAEPDAAMQVMVQATYDLLRLCQRHAVRKVIMASSASVYGMAGHFPTTEAEPPYDNRTLYGAAKAFGEGLLRSFNDMFGLDYVALRYFNVYGPRMDLTGRYTEVMVRWMERIAAGQPPIIFGDGQQTMDLVHVRDVARANIMAAGHPASDVVFNVGTGVETSLLDLAALMARAMGRPDLTPEFAAARSVNPVPRRLASVDSAAEVLGFRAGIEVESGLRELIAWWQAENADTQRLEAAQ; translated from the coding sequence GTGACACACGACACCGTTCTCAACGACAAGCGCGTCCTCGTCACGGGCGGGAGCGGCTTCGTCGGCTCGCACATCGTCGACCTCCTCCTCGCGGAGGGATGCCGCGAGGTGGTCGCGGTCGACAACATGGTCCGCGGCCGACCGCAGAACCTCGCCGCCGCGCTGAACGATCCGCGCGTCACCCTGGTCGAGGGCGACATCCGGGACGCCGCCCTGATGGACCGTCTCGTCGCCGGGACGGACACGGTCTTCCACCAGGCCGCGCTGCGCATCACCCACTGCGCGGCCGAGCCGGACGCGGCGATGCAGGTGATGGTCCAGGCCACCTACGACCTCCTGCGCCTCTGCCAGCGGCACGCGGTGCGCAAGGTCATCATGGCGTCGTCCGCCTCGGTCTACGGGATGGCGGGCCACTTCCCGACGACGGAGGCCGAACCGCCCTACGACAACAGGACGCTCTACGGCGCCGCCAAGGCCTTCGGGGAAGGGCTGCTCCGCTCCTTCAACGACATGTTCGGCCTCGACTACGTCGCGCTGCGCTACTTCAACGTCTACGGCCCGCGCATGGACCTCACGGGGCGCTACACCGAGGTGATGGTGCGCTGGATGGAGCGGATCGCCGCCGGGCAGCCGCCCATCATCTTCGGCGACGGGCAGCAGACCATGGACCTCGTCCACGTGCGCGACGTCGCGCGGGCGAACATCATGGCGGCCGGTCACCCGGCGAGCGACGTCGTCTTCAACGTCGGCACGGGCGTGGAGACCTCGCTCCTCGATCTCGCCGCGCTGATGGCGCGCGCGATGGGGCGGCCGGACCTGACGCCGGAGTTTGCCGCGGCGCGCAGCGTGAACCCTGTGCCGCGCCGCCTCGCGTCGGTGGACTCCGCCGCGGAGGTGCTCGGCTTCCGCGCCGGCATCGAGGTCGAGAGCGGTCTTCGCGAGCTCATCGCATGGTGGCAGGCCGAGAATGCCGACACGCAGCGGCTGGAGGCGGCGCAATGA
- a CDS encoding Gfo/Idh/MocA family protein — protein MINVGIAGYGYWGPNLARAVGEAGNARLVMVADRDENACARAAQRHPTVRTTRDIGAMIDDPAVDAVMIATPVSTHFPLALAALRAGKHVLVEKPMADRPDHAATLVDEAARRKLVLMVDHTFVYTGAVQKIAEIVETGQLGDIYYYDSTRVNLGLFQRDVNVIWDLAVHDFAIMDRIFVSQPVAISAGAAGFLDGSPENMAHLSVYYDDGAMAHLNVNWLAPVKIRQTLIGGSRLMVIYDDMQTSEKVKIYDRGAANGADPYERMVSYRLGEMRAPVISTKEALVTEMQEFMRCIETGTRPITDGESGLRVVELLAAGARSCAMRGRPVELALPKVA, from the coding sequence ATGATCAACGTCGGAATTGCCGGATACGGCTACTGGGGCCCGAACCTCGCCCGTGCGGTCGGCGAAGCCGGCAACGCGCGGCTCGTGATGGTGGCGGACAGGGACGAGAACGCCTGCGCGCGTGCGGCCCAGCGCCACCCGACGGTGCGGACGACCCGGGACATCGGCGCCATGATCGACGATCCCGCGGTCGACGCGGTGATGATCGCGACGCCCGTCAGCACCCACTTTCCGCTCGCCCTCGCCGCCCTCAGGGCCGGCAAGCACGTGCTGGTCGAGAAGCCGATGGCGGACCGTCCGGACCATGCCGCGACGCTGGTCGACGAGGCGGCCCGGCGCAAGCTGGTCCTCATGGTCGACCACACGTTCGTCTACACCGGCGCCGTTCAGAAGATCGCCGAGATCGTCGAGACCGGCCAGCTCGGAGACATCTACTACTACGACTCCACGCGGGTGAACCTCGGTCTCTTCCAGCGTGACGTGAACGTCATCTGGGACCTCGCGGTCCACGACTTCGCCATCATGGACCGGATCTTCGTGTCACAGCCGGTGGCCATCTCGGCCGGGGCGGCGGGCTTCCTCGACGGCAGCCCGGAGAACATGGCGCACCTCTCCGTCTACTACGACGACGGGGCGATGGCGCACCTCAACGTGAACTGGCTGGCCCCGGTGAAGATCCGCCAGACGCTGATCGGGGGCAGCCGCCTGATGGTCATCTACGACGACATGCAGACCAGCGAGAAGGTGAAGATCTACGACCGCGGCGCTGCGAACGGCGCCGATCCCTACGAGCGGATGGTCTCCTACCGCCTCGGCGAGATGCGCGCGCCGGTCATCTCCACCAAGGAGGCGCTGGTCACCGAGATGCAGGAATTCATGCGCTGCATCGAGACCGGGACCCGGCCGATCACCGACGGGGAGAGCGGTCTGAGGGTGGTGGAATTGCTCGCCGCCGGCGCGCGCTCGTGCGCCATGCGCGGCAGGCCCGTCGAACTTGCTTTGCCAAAGGTGGCGTGA
- a CDS encoding acetyltransferase, producing the protein MRNPSLVLVGFSGNAIEIFEAAERERTVVAILDDNPVHAGKDFEGVPIRPLSALPDYEHADVVCLVGSQHSYRRRKEIIRRLGLPPSRFATIVHPHALVSRFASIGRGVVLYQGVTVTANAVIGDHVIVLPNTVIHHDVVVGDHCVIGTHVTIAGHCHIGDSVYVGSASSIRDGTTVGAEALIGMAANVVRDVEPGTVVAGNPARPRPRREG; encoded by the coding sequence ATGAGAAATCCGTCACTGGTTCTTGTCGGGTTCAGTGGGAACGCCATCGAGATTTTCGAAGCCGCCGAACGCGAGCGCACCGTCGTGGCCATCCTCGACGACAACCCCGTCCACGCCGGCAAGGACTTCGAAGGCGTGCCGATCCGTCCACTCTCCGCCCTGCCGGACTACGAGCATGCCGACGTCGTCTGTCTGGTGGGTTCTCAGCACAGCTACCGCCGGCGCAAGGAGATCATTCGCCGACTGGGGCTCCCCCCGTCCCGCTTCGCCACGATCGTCCACCCGCACGCGCTTGTGTCGCGCTTCGCCTCGATCGGGCGGGGCGTGGTGCTCTACCAGGGTGTGACGGTGACGGCGAACGCGGTGATCGGCGACCACGTCATCGTGCTGCCGAACACGGTGATCCACCACGACGTGGTCGTCGGGGATCACTGCGTCATCGGCACCCACGTGACGATCGCCGGGCACTGCCACATCGGTGACAGCGTCTATGTCGGCAGCGCCAGCTCGATCCGCGACGGGACGACCGTCGGTGCGGAGGCGCTCATCGGCATGGCTGCAAACGTCGTGCGCGACGTCGAGCCGGGGACCGTCGTCGCCGGAAATCCGGCGCGTCCCCGGCCGCGTCGCGAGGGCTGA
- a CDS encoding DegT/DnrJ/EryC1/StrS family aminotransferase, translating to MIPLARPLLGPQEAQAAAAVIASGWLSQGPQVAAFETEFAALVGARHAAAVSNCTTALHLALLAVGVGPETEVVTVSHSFIAGANAIRQCGATPVFVDVEADGYNIDPAAIRAALSIRTAAILCVHQMGMPCDMRAILAVARAVGVPVVEDAACAIGSELRVGETWRPVGRPMGDVVCFSFHPRKVVTTGEGGMLTTDHAEFDASFRLRRQHGMSISDTARHASQVVMFEEYPVQGYNYRMTDIQAAVGREQLKRLPHIVERRRLLAERYEAALAGVDGVSAPREPDWARSNWQSYCVRLDGDVDQRRVMQSMLDVGIATRRGIMNIHQERAYADSAPRGSLPRSEAARDRSVILPLFVQMTEADVDTVVEALAAAIDGARMTHAAQLRAG from the coding sequence ATGATCCCGCTCGCACGCCCGCTCCTCGGACCGCAGGAGGCGCAGGCGGCGGCGGCGGTGATCGCCTCCGGGTGGCTCTCCCAGGGGCCGCAGGTCGCGGCTTTCGAAACCGAGTTCGCCGCGCTCGTCGGCGCCCGCCACGCCGCCGCCGTCTCCAACTGCACCACGGCGCTGCACCTGGCGCTGCTCGCGGTGGGCGTCGGGCCGGAAACGGAGGTGGTGACGGTCAGCCACTCCTTCATCGCCGGCGCCAACGCTATCCGCCAGTGCGGGGCGACGCCGGTGTTCGTCGATGTCGAGGCCGACGGCTACAACATCGATCCGGCGGCGATCCGCGCTGCGCTTTCGATCCGCACAGCCGCGATCCTGTGCGTCCATCAGATGGGCATGCCCTGCGACATGAGGGCGATCCTCGCCGTCGCGCGCGCCGTGGGGGTGCCGGTCGTCGAGGACGCGGCCTGCGCGATCGGCTCGGAGCTTCGCGTCGGCGAGACGTGGCGGCCGGTGGGACGCCCGATGGGCGACGTGGTGTGCTTCTCGTTCCACCCGCGCAAGGTGGTCACCACCGGCGAGGGCGGGATGCTGACGACCGACCACGCGGAGTTCGACGCTTCCTTCCGCCTCCGGCGCCAGCACGGGATGTCGATCTCGGACACCGCGCGCCATGCGAGCCAGGTGGTGATGTTCGAGGAGTACCCGGTCCAGGGCTACAACTACCGCATGACCGACATCCAGGCCGCCGTCGGGCGCGAGCAGCTGAAGCGGCTGCCGCACATCGTCGAGCGGCGCCGGCTGCTGGCGGAGCGCTACGAGGCGGCCCTCGCCGGCGTGGACGGCGTGAGCGCGCCGCGCGAGCCGGACTGGGCGCGCTCGAACTGGCAGAGCTACTGCGTCCGCCTCGACGGGGACGTCGACCAGCGGCGCGTCATGCAGTCGATGCTGGACGTCGGCATCGCCACCCGCCGGGGGATCATGAACATCCACCAGGAGCGGGCATATGCCGACAGCGCGCCGCGCGGGTCCCTGCCGCGCTCGGAGGCGGCGCGCGACCGGTCCGTCATCCTCCCGCTCTTCGTCCAGATGACGGAGGCCGACGTCGATACCGTCGTCGAGGCGCTGGCCGCCGCGATCGACGGCGCTCGCATGACGCACGCGGCGCAGCTTCGGGCCGGCTGA
- a CDS encoding acyltransferase, producing the protein MPIKDCEIGTGAVITLPDLVNIYRCRIGPDSRVGPFVEIQVGCVVGARCKISSHSFLCEGVTLEDEVFIGHGVMFTNDLYPAATTVTGALKGPDDWTVAPITVGARASVGSNATILGGVTIGREALVGAGAVVTHDVPDFAIVAGVPARIVGDVRDRRSTAPDNGALTLARRSAR; encoded by the coding sequence TTGCCCATCAAGGACTGCGAGATCGGGACCGGGGCGGTGATCACGCTGCCCGACCTCGTCAACATCTACAGGTGCCGGATCGGGCCGGACAGCCGGGTCGGTCCCTTCGTCGAGATCCAGGTGGGCTGTGTGGTCGGGGCCCGCTGCAAGATCTCCTCCCACAGCTTCCTGTGCGAAGGCGTCACCCTCGAGGACGAGGTCTTCATCGGCCACGGTGTGATGTTCACCAACGACCTCTACCCGGCGGCGACCACGGTCACAGGCGCTCTCAAGGGACCGGACGACTGGACCGTCGCGCCCATCACGGTCGGCGCCCGCGCCTCGGTCGGCTCGAATGCGACGATCCTCGGCGGCGTCACCATCGGTCGCGAGGCCCTTGTCGGCGCCGGCGCCGTCGTCACGCACGACGTGCCGGACTTCGCCATCGTCGCCGGCGTCCCCGCCCGGATCGTCGGCGACGTGCGCGACCGCCGGAGCACCGCCCCGGACAACGGAGCCCTCACCCTCGCACGGAGGTCGGCGCGATGA